The following proteins come from a genomic window of Lytechinus pictus isolate F3 Inbred chromosome 1, Lp3.0, whole genome shotgun sequence:
- the LOC129264708 gene encoding acetylcholinesterase collagenic tail peptide-like, which produces MEGRARILLQVLSIAVFCISISRSQIENTSSPAQCHFEGKDYQEGARYKSQVDPCIRCRCKDGESECSLKARSACKPVTCENPIISPGKCCPRCPGPNSRHKANPTPPPTPGEGEGMTTVSSSGSSILIMRLPPPPIIPPPPPSGVLGFDFHNDTFIPTTMMPPAPPSPPPPPPPTDPDTTTTTMPTTTDDGVCTMSCVGMQGEPGPPGRRGRKGDTGDIGPKGEPGERGLDGTDGMPGAQGPQGPEGPIGLPGVVGMQGPRGPKGAIGSPGRRGRTGSDGEPGPQGPKGMMGIQGPQGPRGPPGIGQNGEPGTVGPRGPPGIQGSVGKRGLTGPPGPPGPKGDQGDFVTQGRILIVPDENAMNSISEEAALAYRLDDRKLYFRDNTNWNCLMASSDLLQEVKTMRGPPGRQGMPGPQGPRGEKGEKGDSGSDTDILIPGQEVECGNGIMEPGEQCDDGNEDIHDGCIDCRRSYCGDGYRQRGVEACDGTDFDGKTCQYFFPKYDTIGSLRCTNRCQIDTGGCKVVRRKRRNLQTP; this is translated from the exons ATGGAAGGAAGGGCGAGAATTCTGCTTCAAGTCTTATCTATAGCTGTGTTCTGTATATCGATCAGCCGATCTCAAATAGAAAATACTTCATCGCCAG CTCAGTGCCACTTCGAAGGGAAAGATTATCAAGAGGGAGCTAGATACAAATCACAGGTCGATCCTTGTATCAGATGTAGATGTAAG GATGGAGAATCTGAATGTTCTTTAAAGGCTAGGAGTGCATGTAAACCGGTGACATGTGAGAATCCCATTATCAGCCCAGGAAAATGCTGCCCAAGATGTCCAG GACCAAACTCAAGGCACAAAGCAAATCCAACTCCTCCACCGACACCAGGGGAAGGAGAAGGAATGACCACTGTATCTTCTTCTGGCTCTAGCATCTTGATAATGagattaccaccaccaccaattaTACCACCTCCTCCCCCTTCCGGAgtccttggttttgattttcATAACGACACA ttcatTCCAACAACCATGATGCCTCCAGccccaccatcaccaccaccgccacctcCACCGACAGATCCAGATACGACGACGACTACCATGCCGACTACCACGGATGATGGCGTGTGTACCATGTCATGCGTG GGTATGCAGGGAGAACCTGGCCCGCCCGGAAGGAGAGGGAGAAAAGGAGATACAGGCGATATAGGACCAAAG GGTGAACCAGGGGAACGAGGACTAGATGGGACAGACGGCATGCCCGGTGCACAGGGACCACAAGGACCAGAG GGTCCAATAGGATTACCAGGTGTGGTCGGAATGCAAGGACCAAGAGGACCAAAAGGAGCAATAGGAAGTCCAGGCAGAAGG GGACGTACTGGATCCGATGGTGAGCCAGGGCCACAGGGACCGAAGGGAATGATGGGTATTCAGGGACCACAGGGACCTCGGGGTCCGCCAGGAATAG GTCAGAATGGCGAACCTGGTACCGTAGGTCCCCGCGGCCCACCAGGAATACAAGGAAGTGTCGGAAAGCGTGGCTTGACTGGACCCCCTGGACCACCCGGTCCAAAAGGAGACCAGGGAGATTTTGTTACTCAGGGG CGCATCTTGATTGTGCCTGATGAGAACGCAATGAACAGCATCAGCGAAGAAGCGGCCCTCGCCTACCGCCTGGACGACAGGAAGCTCTACTTCCGGGATAACACCAACTGGAACTGTCTGATGGCATCCTCCGATCTTCTGCAGGAAGTAAAGACAATGCGTGGACCTCCAGGCCGTCAGGGGATGCCAGGGCCCCAAGGACCCAGAGGAGAGAAGGGTGAAAAGGGCGACTCTGGCTCTGACACTGATATCTTGATCCCGGGACAG GAGGTTGAATGCGGCAACGGAATCATGGAACCGGGTGAACAATGTGATGACGGGAATGAAGACATCCACGATGGCTGCATTG ATTGTAGACGATCCTACTGTGGTGATGGCTATCGTCAACGCGGTGTTGAAGCGTGTGATGGAACCGACTTTGATGGAAAAACATGTCAATACTTCTTCCCAAA ATACGACACGATTGGCTCTCTGCGATGTACAAACAGATGTCAGATTGATACGGGTGGATGCAAGGTagtgagaagaaagagaagaaactTACAGACGCCGTGA